In the genome of Paramisgurnus dabryanus chromosome 18, PD_genome_1.1, whole genome shotgun sequence, one region contains:
- the pcsk1 gene encoding neuroendocrine convertase 1, translated as MEERCRPMLLCSVIALLCALVSSAVDRQYLNEWAVEIPGGKDAARSIADELGYKLVRQIGDLENHYLFKRYNHPSRTKRSAGHITKRLSEDDRVSWAEQQYEKRRAKRAPLGTECKECSVDKLFDDPMWNQQWYLQDTRTSSSLPKLDLHVIPVWKKGITGKGVVITVLDDGLEWNHTDIYPNYDPAASYDFNDNDPDPFPRYDSTNENKHGTRCAGEIAMQADNNKCGVGVAYNSKVGGIRMLDGIVTDAIEASSIGFNPDHVDIYSASWGPNDDGKTVEGPGRLAQKAFEYGIQKGRGGKGSIFVWASGNGGRQGDNCDCDGYTDSIYTISISSASQQGLSPWYAEKCSSTLATAYSSGDYTDQRITSADLHNECTETHTGTSASAPLAAGIFALALEQNPDLTWRDLQHLVVWTSEFDPLANNPGWKKNGAGLMVNSRFGFGLLNAKALVDLADPKVWNHVPEKKQCIVRDETFQPRPLKAAGEISIEIPTKACAGQTNSIASLEHVQVEVSIEYTRRGDLHITLTSPSGTTTVLLAERERDTSSNGFRNWAFMSVHTWGEDPTGTWTLKITDTSGRLENEGRILSWKLILHGTSEKPEHMMKGRVYTPYNAVQNDRRGVEPMEDMIKDIPTPAHKPENPSRAADSGSLPSNASPGIPAENLSDPSDANLALLRLLQSAFNRQSPAIPPNTLAASPKVMQQERIPPQKYYQALDQLNRYRGSENGLFSDYSDSFYRAQPYRHRDDRLLQALFDMLGDDQE; from the exons ATGGAAGAAAGATGTCGTCCAATGTTGCTGTGCAGTGTTATTGCTCTTCTCTGTGCGCTCGTGTCCTCAGCTGTGGACCGACAGTATCTAAACGAATGGGCGGTGGAGATCCCCGGAGGAAAGGACGCTGCCCGATCCATCGCCGACGAGCTGGGTTACAAATTAGTCCGACAG ATTGGGGATTTGGAAAACCATTATTTATTCAAGCGATACAATCACCCTAGCAGGACGAAAAGAAGTGCGGGACACATCACCAAACGTCTCTCAGAGGATGACAGG GTGTCGTGGGCCGAACAACAGTATGAGAAGCGGAGGGCAAAGCGTGCCCCACTGGGGACTGAATGTAAGGAGTGCTCTGTGGACAAACTATTCGATGACCCCATGTGGAACCAACAGTGGTACCTG CAAGACACCCGGACGTCTTCCTCCCTCCCCAAACTGGACCTTCACGTGATCCCAGTATGGAAGAAGGGCATCACTGGTAAAGGTGTGGTCATCACAGTCCTCGATGATGGCTTGGAGTGGAACCACACCGATATTTACCCCAACTAC GATCCTGCTGCTAGCTACGATTTTAACGACAACGATCCCGATCCATTCCCAAGATACGACTCTACCAACGAGAATAA GCATGGCACCAGATGCGCTGGCGAGATTGCCATGCAGGCAGACAACAACAAATGTGGCGTCGGGGTGGCCTACAATTCGAAAGTGGGAG GGATCCGAATGCTGGATGGGATCGTGACGGATGCCATTGAGGCCAGTTCTATAGGTTTTAACCCTGACCATGTGGACATCTACAGCGCCAGCTGGGGTCCTAATGATGACGGAAAGACCGTAGAGGGACCCGGTCGACTGGCCCAGAAAGCGTTCGAGTACGGCATTCAAAAG GGGCGTGGCGGGAAAGGCTCTATTTTCGTCTGGGCTTCTGGTAATGGTGGGCGTCAGGGCGACAACTGTGATTGCGACGGATACACAGACAGCATCTACACCATCTCTATCAGCAGTGCCTCCCAACAGGGTCTCTCACCGTGGTACGCTGAGAAATGCTCATCTACGCTGGCCACGGCCTACAGCAGCGGAGACTACACTGACCAGAGAATA ACTAGTGCGGATTTGCACAACGAATGCACAGAGACGCACACTGGCACATCTGCATCTGCCCCACTGGCTGCTGGGATATTTGCTCTGGCTTTGGAGCAAAA CCCAGACCTGACCTGGCGAGATCTGCAGCACTTGGTGGTATGGACATCTGAGTTCGACCCTCTAGCCAACAACCCGGGCTGGAAAAAGAATGGAGCTGGATTGATGGTCAACAGTCGTTTCGGCTTCGGCCTCCTGAACGCCAAAGCCCTGGTCGACCTGGCCGATCCCAAAGTCTGGAATCACGTTCCAGAGAAGAAACAGTGCATCGTCAGAGATGAGACATTTCAGCCGAG ACCATTAAAAGCAGCAGGTGAAATATCCATCGAGATTCCCACCAAGGCCTGCGCGGGACAGACGAACTCCATTGCGTCTTTGGAGCACGTGCAGGTGGAGGTCAGCATCGAGTACACACGGAGAGGTGACCTCCACATCACCCTCACATCTCCTTCAG GCACCACCACAGTGCTGCTGGCAGAGCGAGAGAGGGACACATCATCCAACGGTTTCCGGAATTGGGCCTTCATGTCCGTGCACACCTGGGGAGAGGATCCCACGGGTACCTGGACCCTAAAGATCACGGATACG TCGGGCCGGCTGGAGAATGAAGGTCGGATTCTAAGCTGGAAGCTGATTTTGCATGGCACATCTGAGAAACCAGAACACATGATGAAGGGAAGAGTGTATACACCCTACAATGCTGTGCAAAATGATCGCAGGGGAGTGGAGCCAATGGAAGACATGATTAAG GACATTCCCACTCCAGCCCACAAACCTGAAAATCCAAGTCGAGCAGCAGATTCAGGCTCTCTTCCTTCAAACGCCTCCCCCGGCATTCCAGCAGAAAATCTGTCTGACCCCTCCGATGCCAACCTGGCCCTCTTACGCCTCCTCCAGTCGGCCTTTAACAGGCAGAGTCCTGCGATTCCTCCTAACACTTTGGCTGCTTCTCCCAAAGTCATGCAACAGGAACGGATCCCTCCGCAGAAGTACTACCAGGCCCTGGATCAGCTAAACCGGTACAGGGGCTCTGAAAACGGCTTATTTAGTGACTACAGCGACAGCTTCTACAGAGCCCAGCCATACAGGCACAGAGATGACCGGCTGCTGCAGGCTCTGTTTGATATGCTCGGAGATGACCAGGAGTGA